The following coding sequences are from one Ficedula albicollis isolate OC2 chromosome 14, FicAlb1.5, whole genome shotgun sequence window:
- the DCTN5 gene encoding dynactin subunit 5 encodes MNDCIIRGDLANVRVGRHCVVKSRSVIRPPFKKFSKGVAFFPLHIGDHVFIEEDCVVNAAQIGSYVHIGKNCVIGRRCVLKDCCKILDNTVLPPETVVPPFTVFSGCPGLFSGELPECTQELMIDVTKSYYQKFLPLTQV; translated from the exons ATGAACGACTGCATCATCCGCGGCGACCTGGCCAACGTGCGGGTGGGACGGCACTGCGTGGTCAAGAGTCGCAGCGTCATCAGGCCGCCCTTCAAGAAGTTCAGTAAAGG GGTGGCTTTCTTCCCTCTGCACATTGGTGACCATGTCTTCATAGAAGAGGATTGTGTTGTCAACGCGGCCCAGATTGGCTCCTATGTGCACATAGGCAAGAACTGTGTCATT GGACGAAGATGTGTTTTGAAAGACTGCTGCAAAATCTTAGACAACACAGTACTCCCTCCTGAAACCGTAGTTCCACCTTTCACTGTCTTCTCGGGCTGCCCAG GACTCTTCTCTGGGGAGCTCCCGGAATGCACCCAGGAACTCATGATTGACGTTACCAAGAGCTATTACCAGAAGTTCTTGCCACTCACTCAGGTCTAG
- the PLK1 gene encoding serine/threonine-protein kinase PLK1: protein MFRVPGSTPLDLRMFRVPGSTPLDLRMFRVPGSTPLDLRMFRVPGSTPLDLRMFRVPGSTPLDLRMFRVPGSTPLDLRMFRVPGSTPLDLRMFRVPGSTPLPALWGAESPKMIQLCGARTAAAAAGKEVPKVLVDPRTQRRFVRGRFLGKGGFARCYELAEAEGRDVFAGKVVPKSLLVKPHQKEKMSMEIAIHRSLSHRHVVGFQGFFEDDDFVYVVLELCRRRSLLELHKRRKALSEPEVRYYLRQTILGCQYLHSHRVIHRDLKLGNLFLSDDMEVKIGDFGLATKVEYDGERKKTLCGTPNYIAPEVLGKKGHSFEVDIWSIGCIMYTLLVGKPPFETSCLKDTYIRIKKNEYTIPKHINPVAASLIQKMLRSDPATRPTIDELLNDEFFTSGYLPGRLPTTCLTVAPRFSLAPSTMELSGRKPLTALNKGLDSPAQEPLPDKEEAVGLREVGDAVSCHLADMLQQLTAVNAAKPSERVTVRQEEAEDPACIPIFWVSKWVDYSDKYGLGYQLCDNSVGVLFNDSTRLIMYNDGDNLQYIEQNNTESYFTVRSYPSALNKKITLLKYFRNYMSEHLLKAGANITPREGDELARLPYLCTWFRTRSAIILHLSNGTVQINFFQDHTKVILCPLMAAVTYIDEKRDFRTYRLSLLEEHGCCRELASRLRYARTMVEKLLSSKSASGRTKSSS, encoded by the exons ATGTTCAGGGTCCCTGGGAGCACGCCCCTGGATCTGAGGATGTTCAGGGTCCCTGGGAGCACGCCCCTGGATCTGAGGATGTTCAGGGTCCCTGGGAGCACGCCCCTGGATCTGAGGATGTTCAGGGTCCCTGGGAGCACGCCCCTGGATCTGAGGATGTTCAGGGTCCCTGGGAGCACGCCCCTGGATCTGAGGATGTTCAGGGTCCCTGGGAGCACGCCCCTGGATCTGAGGATGTTCAGGGTCCCTGGGAGCACGCCCCTGGATCTGAGGATGTTCAGGGTCCCTGGGAGCACGCCCCTGCCTGCTTTGTGGGGAGCAGAATCTCCCAAGATGATCCAGCTCTGTG gggcccggacggcggcggcagcggcggGGAAGGAGGTGCCCAAGGTGCTCGTGGATCCCCGCACCCAGCGCCGCTTCGTGCGCGGGCGGTTCCTGGGTAAGGGCGGCTTCGCGCGGTGCTACGAGCTGGCCGAGGCCGAGGGCCGGGACGTGTTCGCGGGCAAGGTGGTGCCCAAGTCGCTGCTGGTGAAGCCGCACCAGAAGGAGAAGATGTCCATGGAGATCGCTATCCACCGCAGCCTCTCTCACCGCCACGTCGTCGGCTTCCAGGGCTTCTTCGAGGACGACGACTTTGTCTACGTGGTTCTGGAGCTCTGCCGCCGCAGG tcgctgctggagctgcacaagCGGCGGAAGGCGCTGAGCGAGCCCGAGGTGCGGTACTACCTGCGCCAGACCATCCTGGGCTGCCAGTACCTGCACAGCCACCGCGTCATCCACCGCGACCTTAAGCTGGGTAACCTCTTCCTCAGCGACGACATGGAGGTGAAGATCG GTGACTTTGGCTTGGCCACCAAGGTAGAGTATGATGGGGAGCGCAAGAAGACCCTGTGTGGGACTCCCAACTACATcgccccagaggtgctgggcaaGAAGGGACACAGCTTCGAGGTGGACATCTGGTCTATTGGCTGCATCAT GTACACTCTTCTGGTGGGGAAACCGCCTTTTGAAACTTCTTGTCTGAAGGATACGTACATCCGGATCAAGAAGAACGAGTACACCATTCCCAAG CACATCAACCCTGTAGCTGCAAGCCTCATCCAGAAGATGCTGAGGTCCGACCCTGCCACGCGCCCGACCATCGACGAGCTGCTGAATGATGAGTTCTTCACCTCGGGGTACCTGCCTGGCCGCCTGCCCACCACCTGCCTCACCGTTGCTCCCCGCTTCTCCCTGGCCCCCAGCACCATGGAGCTCAGCGGGCGCAAGCCGCTGACCGCCCTCAATAAAG GACTggacagccctgcacaggagccCTTGCCGGACAAGGAGGAAGCGGTGGGGCTGCGGGAGGTGGGAGATGCTGTCAGCTGCCACTTGGCTGacatgctgcagcagctgactGCAGTCAACGCAGCCAAGCCCTCCGAGAGAGTAACAGTGAGGCAAG aagAAGCTGAGGACCCAGCCTGCATTCCCATCTTCTGGGTTAGCAAATGGGTGGACTACTCAGATAAATATGGACTAG GTTACCAGCTCTGTGACAACAGCGTTGGAGTTCTCTTCAATGACTCCACACGTCTCATCATGTACAACGATGGGGACAACCTGCAGTACATCGAGCAGAACAACACCGAGTCCTACTTCACTGTGAGGTCCTACCCCTCTGCCCTCAACAAGAAG ATAACACTACTGAAGTACTTCCGGAACTACATGAGTGAGCACTTGCTGAAGGCGGGGGCGAACATCACGCCGCGGGAAGGGGACGAGCTGGCCCGACTGCCCTACCTGTGCACATGGTTCCGGACCCGCAGTGCCATCATCCTGCACCTCAGCAACGGCACCGTGCAGATCAACTTCTTCCAG GACCACACCAAGGTCATCCTGTGCCCTCTCATGGCTGCTGTCACATACATCGATGAGAAACGGGACTTCCGCACGTACCGGCTGAGCCTGCTGGAGGAGCACGGCTGCTGCCGGGAGCTGGCCAGCCGCCTGCGCTACGCACGCACCATGGTGGAGAAGCTCCTCAGCTCCAAGTCTGCCTCGGGCCGCACGAAATCTTCCTCCTAG
- the ERN2 gene encoding serine/threonine-protein kinase/endoribonuclease IRE2 isoform X1 has protein sequence MALSLKGSAVTVPETLLFISTLDGNLHAVSKSTGDIKWTLKDDPILQVPVYVAEPAFLPDPNDGSLYILGGKNKEGLMKLPFTIPELVQSSPCRSSDGVLYTGKKQDTWFIVDPKSGEKQTTLSTEAWDGLCPSSPLLYIGRTQYVITMYDTKSRELRWNATFSEYSAPLCEESYHYKMAHLASSGDGLVVTLDKESGEVLWAQNYGSPVVGIYLWHQDSLRRLPHLNLAMETLRYLTFQSQDIHVLKWSYQSVKDFAATKTQLLPALYVGKHAASFYAVTSLVHGSVALVPQGITLARIDGPTTDDVTMRESGECEITPSTNVKYPQGSITSLHNQWLLIGHHELPPVVHTTMLRAFPENLRKTTETIIPRAPPSRNVFDDFLAPSRLEEQAVPSERQLHPDPMPGEQLEVYPDSGTWDLVMAGIGTTLLGGGILVLLLTKLQQQHAAQQQQLEEQIQLLQQQQEMLSQRRVSREAIPEEPRELELSQGSAAELSQSSSPSSCLKDPANGTLCPEPAGPVAAEDAEPDLVVVGKVSFNPKDVLGHGAGGTFVFRGQFEGRNVAVKRLLPQCVHLLDREVQLLRESDEHPHVVRYFCTERDRQFHYIAIELCSATLQEYVESPSFDRRGLDPVSVLRQTMSGLAHLHSLSIVHRDLKPCNILISVPNRHGQIRAVISDFGLCKKLQGGRQSFSLRSGIPGTEGWIAPEVLQEAPKENPTSAVDIFSAGCIFYYVVSGGQHPFGDSLRRQANILAGSYQLSCLQEEAHDKLVARELIVAMISSEPQHRPSAPVVLVHPFFWSQEKQLQFFQDVSDRVEKEPAEGPIVSALESGGRVVVRTNWRMHISLPLQMDLRKFRTYKGGSVRDLLRAMRNKKHHYHELPADVRVALGSVPEGFVQYFTSRFPRLLLHTHGAMRLCAHERIFHSYYCQGLRGDGA, from the exons atggcTCTG AGCCTCAAAGGCAGTGCTGTGACTGTCCCAGAAACGCTGCTCTTCATCTCCACACTGGATGGGAACCTCCACGCCGTCAGCAAGAGCACAGGGGATATCAAGTGGACTCTGAAGGACG ATCCCATTCTGCAGGTGCCGGTGTATGTGGCAGA gcCAGCATTCCTTCCAGACCCCAATGATGGCAGCCTATATATCCTGGGAGGAAAGAACAAAGAAGGTTTGATG AAGCTGCCGTTCaccatcccagagctggtgcagtCGTCGCCGTGCCGCAGCTCCGACGGAGTGCTCTACACTG GGAAGAAGCAGGACACCTGGTTCATTGTGGACCCCAAGTCCGGGGAGAAGCAGACCACCCTCTCCACAGAGGCCTGGGATGGTCTGTGCCCATCCAGCCCCTTGCTCTACATCGGACGGACCC agtATGTCATCACCATGTATGACACCAAGTCACGGGAGCTGCGCTGGAATGCCACCTTCTCCGAGTACTCGGCCCCGCTCTGCGAGGAGTCCTACCACTACA aaATGGCCCACTTGGCCTCAAGCGGGGACGGTCTGGTGGTGACCCTGGACAAAGAGAGCGGGGAGGTCCTGTGGGCACAGAACTATGGCTCACCTGTGGTCGGCATCTACCTGTGGCACCAGGACAGCCTGCGCCGCCTCCCCCACCTCAACCTGGCCATGGAGACCCTGCGCTATCTGACCTTCCAGTCACAGGACATCCATGTCCTCAAGTGGAGCTACCAGTCCGTCAAGGACTTCGCTGCCACCAAGACCCAGCTGCT GCCAGCGCTCTACGTGGGAAAGCACGCGGCCAGTTTCTATGCCGTGACCTCCCTGGTGCACGGCAGCGTGGCACTGGTG ccccagggcatcACGCTGGCCAGGATCGACGGCCCCACCACGGACGATGTGACCATGAGGGAGTCCGGGGAGTGCGAGATCACGCCCAGCACCAACGTCAAGTACCCGCAGGGCAGCATCACCTCACTTCACAACCAGTGGCTCCTCATAG GGCACCATGAGCTGCCTCCCGTGGTCCACACCACGATGCTGCGAGCCTTCCCAGAGAACCTgaggaaaaccacagaaaccaTCATCCCCAGGGCTCCTCCCAGCAGGAATGTGTTCGATGAT TTCCTGGCCCCGAGCAGACTGGAGGAGCAAGCTGTCCCCAGCGAGAGGCAGCTCCACCCAGATCCCATGCcgggggagcagctggaggtgtaTCCTGACTCTGGCACCTGGGACCTGGTGATGGCTGGCATTGGCACGACTCTGCTGGGCGGGGGAatactggtgctgctgctcacg aaactgcagcagcagcatgcagcacagcagcagcagctggaggagcagatacagctcctgcagcagcagcaagagatGCTGAGCCAGCGCCGAGTCTCCAGGGAGGCCATccctgaggagcccagggagctggagctgagccagggaagtgcagcagagctctcacagagctccagcccctcatccTGCCTGAAGGACCCAGCTAACGGGACACtctgcccagagccagctggcCCAGTGGCTGCTGAAG ATGCAGAACCAGACCTGGTTGTAGTtggaaaagtttcttttaaCCCCAAAGATGTGCTGGGCCATGGAGCTGGAGGAACTTTTGTATTCAg GGGGCAGTTTGAGGGCAGGAACGTGGCTGTGAAGCGTCTCCTGCCTCAGTGCGTGCACCTGCTGGACCGCGAGGTGCAGCTGCTCCGCGAGTCGGACGAGCACCCCCACGTCGTGCGCTACTTCTGCACCGAGAGGGACCGGCAGTTCCACTACATCGCCATcgagctgtgctctgccaccctgcAGGAG TACGTGGAGAGCCCCAGCTTTGACCGCCGAGGGCTGGACCCGGTGTCCGTGCTGCGTCAGACCATGTCCGGGCTGGCCCACCTGCACTCCCTCAGCATCG TGCACCGTGACCTGAAGCCCTGTAACATCCTCATCTCTGTCCCAAATCGCCACGGGCAGATCCGCGCTGTCATCTCCGACTTCGGCCTCTGCAAGAAGCTTCAGGGGGGACGACAGAGCTTCAGCCTCCGCTCCGGGATCCCCGGCACTGAGGGCTGGATCGCGCCcgaggtgctgcaggaggccCCGAAGGAGAACCCT ACCAGTGCTGTGGACATCTTCTCCGCCGGGTGCATCTTCTACTATGTGGTGTCGGGGGGACAGCACCCCTTTGGGGACAGCCTGCGGCGCCAGGCCAACATCCTGGCGGGCTCCTaccagctgagctgcctgcaggaggaggcTCACG ACAAACTCGTTGCAAGGGAGCTGATTGTGGCCATGATCAGCTCTGAGCCCCAGCACCGGCCCTCGGCCCCTGTGGTCCTTGTGCATCCCTTTTTCTGGAgtcaggagaagcagctgcagttctTCCAG GACGTCAGTGACCGTGTGGAGAAGGAGCCAGCCGAGGGGCCCATTGTCTCAGCCCTGGAATCGGGGGGACGGGTGGTGGTGAGGACCAACTGGAGGATGCACATCTCCCTCCCACTGCAGATGG accTGAGGAAGTTCCGCACCTACAAGGGGGGGTCAGTGCGTGACCTGCTGCGGGCCATGAGGAACAAG AAGCACCACTACCACGAGCTGCCGGCCGACGTCCGGGTggccctgggctctgtccccgAGGGCTTTGTGCAGTACTTCACCTCCCGCTTCCcccggctgctgctgcacacgCACGGGGCCATGCGGCTCTGTGCCCACGAGCGCATCTTCCACTCCTACTACTGCCAGGGCCTGAGGGGCGACGGCGCCTGA
- the ERN2 gene encoding serine/threonine-protein kinase/endoribonuclease IRE2 isoform X3 → MKLPFTIPELVQSSPCRSSDGVLYTGKKQDTWFIVDPKSGEKQTTLSTEAWDGLCPSSPLLYIGRTQYVITMYDTKSRELRWNATFSEYSAPLCEESYHYKMAHLASSGDGLVVTLDKESGEVLWAQNYGSPVVGIYLWHQDSLRRLPHLNLAMETLRYLTFQSQDIHVLKWSYQSVKDFAATKTQLLPALYVGKHAASFYAVTSLVHGSVALVPQGITLARIDGPTTDDVTMRESGECEITPSTNVKYPQGSITSLHNQWLLIGHHELPPVVHTTMLRAFPENLRKTTETIIPRAPPSRNVFDDFLAPSRLEEQAVPSERQLHPDPMPGEQLEVYPDSGTWDLVMAGIGTTLLGGGILVLLLTKLQQQHAAQQQQLEEQIQLLQQQQEMLSQRRVSREAIPEEPRELELSQGSAAELSQSSSPSSCLKDPANGTLCPEPAGPVAAEDAEPDLVVVGKVSFNPKDVLGHGAGGTFVFRGQFEGRNVAVKRLLPQCVHLLDREVQLLRESDEHPHVVRYFCTERDRQFHYIAIELCSATLQEYVESPSFDRRGLDPVSVLRQTMSGLAHLHSLSIVHRDLKPCNILISVPNRHGQIRAVISDFGLCKKLQGGRQSFSLRSGIPGTEGWIAPEVLQEAPKENPTSAVDIFSAGCIFYYVVSGGQHPFGDSLRRQANILAGSYQLSCLQEEAHDKLVARELIVAMISSEPQHRPSAPVVLVHPFFWSQEKQLQFFQDVSDRVEKEPAEGPIVSALESGGRVVVRTNWRMHISLPLQMDLRKFRTYKGGSVRDLLRAMRNKKHHYHELPADVRVALGSVPEGFVQYFTSRFPRLLLHTHGAMRLCAHERIFHSYYCQGLRGDGA, encoded by the exons ATG AAGCTGCCGTTCaccatcccagagctggtgcagtCGTCGCCGTGCCGCAGCTCCGACGGAGTGCTCTACACTG GGAAGAAGCAGGACACCTGGTTCATTGTGGACCCCAAGTCCGGGGAGAAGCAGACCACCCTCTCCACAGAGGCCTGGGATGGTCTGTGCCCATCCAGCCCCTTGCTCTACATCGGACGGACCC agtATGTCATCACCATGTATGACACCAAGTCACGGGAGCTGCGCTGGAATGCCACCTTCTCCGAGTACTCGGCCCCGCTCTGCGAGGAGTCCTACCACTACA aaATGGCCCACTTGGCCTCAAGCGGGGACGGTCTGGTGGTGACCCTGGACAAAGAGAGCGGGGAGGTCCTGTGGGCACAGAACTATGGCTCACCTGTGGTCGGCATCTACCTGTGGCACCAGGACAGCCTGCGCCGCCTCCCCCACCTCAACCTGGCCATGGAGACCCTGCGCTATCTGACCTTCCAGTCACAGGACATCCATGTCCTCAAGTGGAGCTACCAGTCCGTCAAGGACTTCGCTGCCACCAAGACCCAGCTGCT GCCAGCGCTCTACGTGGGAAAGCACGCGGCCAGTTTCTATGCCGTGACCTCCCTGGTGCACGGCAGCGTGGCACTGGTG ccccagggcatcACGCTGGCCAGGATCGACGGCCCCACCACGGACGATGTGACCATGAGGGAGTCCGGGGAGTGCGAGATCACGCCCAGCACCAACGTCAAGTACCCGCAGGGCAGCATCACCTCACTTCACAACCAGTGGCTCCTCATAG GGCACCATGAGCTGCCTCCCGTGGTCCACACCACGATGCTGCGAGCCTTCCCAGAGAACCTgaggaaaaccacagaaaccaTCATCCCCAGGGCTCCTCCCAGCAGGAATGTGTTCGATGAT TTCCTGGCCCCGAGCAGACTGGAGGAGCAAGCTGTCCCCAGCGAGAGGCAGCTCCACCCAGATCCCATGCcgggggagcagctggaggtgtaTCCTGACTCTGGCACCTGGGACCTGGTGATGGCTGGCATTGGCACGACTCTGCTGGGCGGGGGAatactggtgctgctgctcacg aaactgcagcagcagcatgcagcacagcagcagcagctggaggagcagatacagctcctgcagcagcagcaagagatGCTGAGCCAGCGCCGAGTCTCCAGGGAGGCCATccctgaggagcccagggagctggagctgagccagggaagtgcagcagagctctcacagagctccagcccctcatccTGCCTGAAGGACCCAGCTAACGGGACACtctgcccagagccagctggcCCAGTGGCTGCTGAAG ATGCAGAACCAGACCTGGTTGTAGTtggaaaagtttcttttaaCCCCAAAGATGTGCTGGGCCATGGAGCTGGAGGAACTTTTGTATTCAg GGGGCAGTTTGAGGGCAGGAACGTGGCTGTGAAGCGTCTCCTGCCTCAGTGCGTGCACCTGCTGGACCGCGAGGTGCAGCTGCTCCGCGAGTCGGACGAGCACCCCCACGTCGTGCGCTACTTCTGCACCGAGAGGGACCGGCAGTTCCACTACATCGCCATcgagctgtgctctgccaccctgcAGGAG TACGTGGAGAGCCCCAGCTTTGACCGCCGAGGGCTGGACCCGGTGTCCGTGCTGCGTCAGACCATGTCCGGGCTGGCCCACCTGCACTCCCTCAGCATCG TGCACCGTGACCTGAAGCCCTGTAACATCCTCATCTCTGTCCCAAATCGCCACGGGCAGATCCGCGCTGTCATCTCCGACTTCGGCCTCTGCAAGAAGCTTCAGGGGGGACGACAGAGCTTCAGCCTCCGCTCCGGGATCCCCGGCACTGAGGGCTGGATCGCGCCcgaggtgctgcaggaggccCCGAAGGAGAACCCT ACCAGTGCTGTGGACATCTTCTCCGCCGGGTGCATCTTCTACTATGTGGTGTCGGGGGGACAGCACCCCTTTGGGGACAGCCTGCGGCGCCAGGCCAACATCCTGGCGGGCTCCTaccagctgagctgcctgcaggaggaggcTCACG ACAAACTCGTTGCAAGGGAGCTGATTGTGGCCATGATCAGCTCTGAGCCCCAGCACCGGCCCTCGGCCCCTGTGGTCCTTGTGCATCCCTTTTTCTGGAgtcaggagaagcagctgcagttctTCCAG GACGTCAGTGACCGTGTGGAGAAGGAGCCAGCCGAGGGGCCCATTGTCTCAGCCCTGGAATCGGGGGGACGGGTGGTGGTGAGGACCAACTGGAGGATGCACATCTCCCTCCCACTGCAGATGG accTGAGGAAGTTCCGCACCTACAAGGGGGGGTCAGTGCGTGACCTGCTGCGGGCCATGAGGAACAAG AAGCACCACTACCACGAGCTGCCGGCCGACGTCCGGGTggccctgggctctgtccccgAGGGCTTTGTGCAGTACTTCACCTCCCGCTTCCcccggctgctgctgcacacgCACGGGGCCATGCGGCTCTGTGCCCACGAGCGCATCTTCCACTCCTACTACTGCCAGGGCCTGAGGGGCGACGGCGCCTGA
- the ERN2 gene encoding serine/threonine-protein kinase/endoribonuclease IRE2 isoform X2 codes for MALSLKGSAVTVPETLLFISTLDGNLHAVSKSTGDIKWTLKDDPILQVPVYVAEPAFLPDPNDGSLYILGGKNKEGLMKLPFTIPELVQSSPCRSSDGVLYTGKKQDTWFIVDPKSGEKQTTLSTEAWDGLCPSSPLLYIGRTQYVITMYDTKSRELRWNATFSEYSAPLCEESYHYKMAHLASSGDGLVVTLDKESGEVLWAQNYGSPVVGIYLWHQDSLRRLPHLNLAMETLRYLTFQSQDIHVLKWSYQSVKDFAATKTQLLPALYVGKHAASFYAVTSLVHGSVALVPQGITLARIDGPTTDDVTMRESGECEITPSTNVKYPQGSITSLHNQWLLIGHHELPPVVHTTMLRAFPENLRKTTETIIPRAPPSRNVFDDFLAPSRLEEQAVPSERQLHPDPMPGEQLEVYPDSGTWDLVMAGIGTTLLGGGILVLLLTKLQQQHAAQQQQLEEQIQLLQQQQEMLSQRRVSREAIPEEPRELELSQGSAAELSQSSSPSSCLKDPANGTLCPEPAGPVAAEDAEPDLVVVGKVSFNPKDVLGHGAGGTFVFRGQFEGRNVAVKRLLPQCVHLLDREVQLLRESDEHPHVVRYFCTERDRQFHYIAIELCSATLQEYVESPSFDRRGLDPVSVLRQTMSGLAHLHSLSIVHRDLKPCNILISVPNRHGQIRAVISDFGLCKKLQGGRQSFSLRSGIPGTEGWIAPETSAVDIFSAGCIFYYVVSGGQHPFGDSLRRQANILAGSYQLSCLQEEAHDKLVARELIVAMISSEPQHRPSAPVVLVHPFFWSQEKQLQFFQDVSDRVEKEPAEGPIVSALESGGRVVVRTNWRMHISLPLQMDLRKFRTYKGGSVRDLLRAMRNKKHHYHELPADVRVALGSVPEGFVQYFTSRFPRLLLHTHGAMRLCAHERIFHSYYCQGLRGDGA; via the exons atggcTCTG AGCCTCAAAGGCAGTGCTGTGACTGTCCCAGAAACGCTGCTCTTCATCTCCACACTGGATGGGAACCTCCACGCCGTCAGCAAGAGCACAGGGGATATCAAGTGGACTCTGAAGGACG ATCCCATTCTGCAGGTGCCGGTGTATGTGGCAGA gcCAGCATTCCTTCCAGACCCCAATGATGGCAGCCTATATATCCTGGGAGGAAAGAACAAAGAAGGTTTGATG AAGCTGCCGTTCaccatcccagagctggtgcagtCGTCGCCGTGCCGCAGCTCCGACGGAGTGCTCTACACTG GGAAGAAGCAGGACACCTGGTTCATTGTGGACCCCAAGTCCGGGGAGAAGCAGACCACCCTCTCCACAGAGGCCTGGGATGGTCTGTGCCCATCCAGCCCCTTGCTCTACATCGGACGGACCC agtATGTCATCACCATGTATGACACCAAGTCACGGGAGCTGCGCTGGAATGCCACCTTCTCCGAGTACTCGGCCCCGCTCTGCGAGGAGTCCTACCACTACA aaATGGCCCACTTGGCCTCAAGCGGGGACGGTCTGGTGGTGACCCTGGACAAAGAGAGCGGGGAGGTCCTGTGGGCACAGAACTATGGCTCACCTGTGGTCGGCATCTACCTGTGGCACCAGGACAGCCTGCGCCGCCTCCCCCACCTCAACCTGGCCATGGAGACCCTGCGCTATCTGACCTTCCAGTCACAGGACATCCATGTCCTCAAGTGGAGCTACCAGTCCGTCAAGGACTTCGCTGCCACCAAGACCCAGCTGCT GCCAGCGCTCTACGTGGGAAAGCACGCGGCCAGTTTCTATGCCGTGACCTCCCTGGTGCACGGCAGCGTGGCACTGGTG ccccagggcatcACGCTGGCCAGGATCGACGGCCCCACCACGGACGATGTGACCATGAGGGAGTCCGGGGAGTGCGAGATCACGCCCAGCACCAACGTCAAGTACCCGCAGGGCAGCATCACCTCACTTCACAACCAGTGGCTCCTCATAG GGCACCATGAGCTGCCTCCCGTGGTCCACACCACGATGCTGCGAGCCTTCCCAGAGAACCTgaggaaaaccacagaaaccaTCATCCCCAGGGCTCCTCCCAGCAGGAATGTGTTCGATGAT TTCCTGGCCCCGAGCAGACTGGAGGAGCAAGCTGTCCCCAGCGAGAGGCAGCTCCACCCAGATCCCATGCcgggggagcagctggaggtgtaTCCTGACTCTGGCACCTGGGACCTGGTGATGGCTGGCATTGGCACGACTCTGCTGGGCGGGGGAatactggtgctgctgctcacg aaactgcagcagcagcatgcagcacagcagcagcagctggaggagcagatacagctcctgcagcagcagcaagagatGCTGAGCCAGCGCCGAGTCTCCAGGGAGGCCATccctgaggagcccagggagctggagctgagccagggaagtgcagcagagctctcacagagctccagcccctcatccTGCCTGAAGGACCCAGCTAACGGGACACtctgcccagagccagctggcCCAGTGGCTGCTGAAG ATGCAGAACCAGACCTGGTTGTAGTtggaaaagtttcttttaaCCCCAAAGATGTGCTGGGCCATGGAGCTGGAGGAACTTTTGTATTCAg GGGGCAGTTTGAGGGCAGGAACGTGGCTGTGAAGCGTCTCCTGCCTCAGTGCGTGCACCTGCTGGACCGCGAGGTGCAGCTGCTCCGCGAGTCGGACGAGCACCCCCACGTCGTGCGCTACTTCTGCACCGAGAGGGACCGGCAGTTCCACTACATCGCCATcgagctgtgctctgccaccctgcAGGAG TACGTGGAGAGCCCCAGCTTTGACCGCCGAGGGCTGGACCCGGTGTCCGTGCTGCGTCAGACCATGTCCGGGCTGGCCCACCTGCACTCCCTCAGCATCG TGCACCGTGACCTGAAGCCCTGTAACATCCTCATCTCTGTCCCAAATCGCCACGGGCAGATCCGCGCTGTCATCTCCGACTTCGGCCTCTGCAAGAAGCTTCAGGGGGGACGACAGAGCTTCAGCCTCCGCTCCGGGATCCCCGGCACTGAGGGCTGGATCGCGCCcgag ACCAGTGCTGTGGACATCTTCTCCGCCGGGTGCATCTTCTACTATGTGGTGTCGGGGGGACAGCACCCCTTTGGGGACAGCCTGCGGCGCCAGGCCAACATCCTGGCGGGCTCCTaccagctgagctgcctgcaggaggaggcTCACG ACAAACTCGTTGCAAGGGAGCTGATTGTGGCCATGATCAGCTCTGAGCCCCAGCACCGGCCCTCGGCCCCTGTGGTCCTTGTGCATCCCTTTTTCTGGAgtcaggagaagcagctgcagttctTCCAG GACGTCAGTGACCGTGTGGAGAAGGAGCCAGCCGAGGGGCCCATTGTCTCAGCCCTGGAATCGGGGGGACGGGTGGTGGTGAGGACCAACTGGAGGATGCACATCTCCCTCCCACTGCAGATGG accTGAGGAAGTTCCGCACCTACAAGGGGGGGTCAGTGCGTGACCTGCTGCGGGCCATGAGGAACAAG AAGCACCACTACCACGAGCTGCCGGCCGACGTCCGGGTggccctgggctctgtccccgAGGGCTTTGTGCAGTACTTCACCTCCCGCTTCCcccggctgctgctgcacacgCACGGGGCCATGCGGCTCTGTGCCCACGAGCGCATCTTCCACTCCTACTACTGCCAGGGCCTGAGGGGCGACGGCGCCTGA